The DNA segment GGTCAATTTGGTGGACATGGAAAGATGTGACAGTAATTGAAATGAGAGCATTTCTAGTAGTTTTGATAAATATGGCAATGAATAAAAAACCTGAAATTTctgattatttttcaactgaCTGGGTTGACTATCACCTTTTTTTTGAAGGATGTAATTTCCAAAGAAAGGTTTCTGCAGATTTTTTGGAACTTGCATGTCGGGCCACCACCAACTGACCCCCTTCTGGAGTATTGACTCGTTCAGGGAAAGTGCATAATGTAGTGTCAAGTGGGGTAATTGTAAATTCGGGGTAAATGTAAATGATAGGTATATTTTTCTTCTGAAAGCCAATAGGTTGGTAACAATGATGTTGCAGCTTATGCTGATCTTCCCTCCAAAACTTCCATTCAACTTGTGACTTGCTCTTGAGTTTATAGGTTAGATTTCACCTCTCAACTTTTTACCTACAGTTCACTTTAAGATTCATAGTAGGGTAAACCAGGGGAATGGCGACACCCTGGGTAATACCGACACATCAATTTCTAGACAAGTTTGAGGTAATACCAGAAGAGCGCTAGTGCTAGAGTCTAGCGGAAGGCACTGTAACTAATGCTCAGTCAGTTGGTGTCGAGAAAACTGAGTACATGTGCTGCTATtgtatttcacatttttctgcAACTTTTGATGTAATATCCTGCTATCCCATCTTAAAAGGTATTTAtcacttcaagttatcaatagtTAATAAGATTGTTACCAGTAGAAAGCATGGTTTTTAGCAAATAGTTTAGTGTGATTGTTTGTTCAATTTGATGAAGAGGCTTGCCTCACAACCAGCTCTGACGCCATCTTGTCCTCTTGGGGTAATGCCAACACCCTCTACCTGGGGAATGCCGACATGTCGGTAATTCCCCAGTTCTTTTCTAAAATGGGATTGGCTAACACaatgttgtttatttatttgtagatgGTGCGTTCTAGAAAAAGAACAACTAATAAGGCGTCGTGGGATGAAAACACAATGAAAAAAGCGTTCCAGTTAGTTCAAAATGGACGTTCGGTCAAAAGTGTTGCTGCTGAACTGAACATACCACGTATAACCCTGCATGATTGTCTTAAATCGGGTTCAACAGCAAATCCATCGTTAGGTAGAAAATCTATTTTCACACCTGAGCAAGAGGCAGAACTAGTTCACCATGTTAAACAATTGGCCAACATATTTTAGGGAATAACTTTAGTAGAGTTAAGGAGATTAGCATTTGAACTTGCTGAATCTTTGAATCTGAACCACAATTTCAACAAGGAAACGAAAATGGCTGGAGAAGATTGGCTCAAAGGATTCCGCACCAGAAACCCAAGTTTGAGTTTAAGAAAACCCTCAGCAACCAGTATCAACCGAATCCTTGCTTTCAACAAAGAGGAAGTGgagttattttttaaaaacctgaatactgtttttgaaaaaaatcatttcccTGCCACAAGAATTTTCAACATGGATGAAACTGGAATATCGACTGTTCAGAAACCTGGTAGAATATTAGCTCCAAAAGGTCAACATCAAGTTGGCTCTGCAACAAGTTGGGAATGAGGTCGAGACATTACTGTTATTTGTGCTTTTAGTGCTTCTGGATCATACATAccaccacttttcatattcccAAGGAAACGAATGTCTCCCCAGTTAGAGAGGGGTGGTCCAGCTGGAGCAGTTTATAAATGTTCCCCCAATGGATGGTCAAATGAAGAACTCTTTCTGGATTGGCTGAAGCACTTCATCAATGTAACAAAACCTACTCAAGATGAaccaatattattgattatggACAACCACAGCAGTCATATCACTCTTGAAACTACAACCTCAGCAAAGAAAACCACATTCATATTGTATCAATTCCACCACACTCTTCACACAGGCTTCAGCCTCTGGACTTGGCTTTTTTGGGCCATTGAAAAAATCCTTTAATAATCAATGTGACAGATTTTTGAGGTCCAACCGTTTCCAGAAGATTGATGTCTATGATATTGCTTCTATTTTCAATGAAGCATATGTCAAAGTTGCTACAATGGACAAAGGAGTTTCCGGTTTCAAAGCTGCTGGAATTTTCCCTTACAATCCAGAGAAATTCGGCGAAGTTGATTTTATTCCAGAAACTGAATGTCTGCCTCAAATTGTAATCGACACAGAACCTGTGAATGAAGATGACAACAATGTTGAAGCAGCTGAGACTAGACCTGATGCACCTACAACTCCTGAAATTTCGACTACAACAAAAACTGCGAATCCAAGTTTGAACTCACCTGACATTCATCAACATCCTGTGGCTGGTACATCTTCATCATCAACTGCTCCACATTTCCCACAGAAGCAGGCAAAAAAAAGGCCAAGCGTTGAACACCTCAAATTCAAGAAAAAACTAATGGAGATTTCCCCTGTAGTCCCAAGTACAAAAACCAATCAAGCCCAAACTAAAGGTTGTCCGAAAGAGCACTCAACTATTGTCACTGGCACTCCCATGAAAGCTGTTCTACAAGaagggaaaaagaagaaagaagtgaAGGAATATAAAgctaaaataaaacttgaaaagctaGTTGCAAACCCCAAAGTGTGTGTAAAAGAAAAACTGAAACAAATCAAGAAGGAAAAAGTGAAGAAAGTTGTAGCAGGTCAATGTGGAACAAAATCAAGACAaccaaaaatgaaaagaaaaataaacaaaataaagaaAACATGTAGAAGACAAATATCATTTGAAGAAACTTCATCTGAAGAAGAGATTGATGAGTCAGAACtgtgtgatgatgatgaaatgGATGATGCCATTGATTTATGTAGAAAAGACACTGAATTTTGTTTGGTGTGTGGAGAGCTTGGCACTAGAACAGAAATGTGGTACAGGTGTGTCGGTTGTGGAAATTGGGCACATGCTGAGTGCAGTGGATTTGACTCAGCTGATAACTATAAATGTGACTTTTGTGCAGCTTGAAATACCAATATCAGTTGGAACTCTTTTTATGAAAATTCTAAACACAGTTAGTTATTCTATTTTTGGTCAAAATTTGCTTTCACTCACTAAGTATCTTTTATTTACtttgattattaataaaacattatcaTAGCATTAAAaggaataaattattctataacCTTTACCAGTTACAACTAATGTTGGCATTACCCCAATCATATGTCGGAATTACCCAGGTTCATGGGGCAATACCGACAGAtggttgatttttttcaaaatgatattAACTCAAAATTTACAACTTTGTATGGGAGCACATATGCATAATACATAGTCTATATGTTCAGGTACAATTCGATTACAGTGTGCATTCCATTGTTGTTCgtataaagaaaaaaaaatgaaaattcctTAAGGTGTCGCCATTCCCCTGGTTTACCCTAGCAGTATCAGAAGATTAACATTGTTTTCGTTCGAAAGCCTATCATTGAGCAGCAGCTGATACTTCCAAGGTAAGGAATATGAactatattttatattgatataagTTTTACAACCCCATTTCCATTTACCCCACACATTTAGCTGGTGGGGTAATTGGGAATGCATTTTTGGGGTAATTGTAAACACATTAATTTGCATGTAAAAACCTGCTAATTAAACTTTtgtgatatgaaaaaaatatgctTATGGCTTTTAATAGTGGGGAGACCCTTACAGGTGGGTTCCACCTTGCCAATGTGTACTTGGCCTAATACTGGTCACCCATCCAAGATCAAACCACTGTGTTTGTGACTTGACCCCACAATCACAAAGCAAACACTCTCACCAGGTGATACTTAAGGTGCAGATCCACCGCAGTGCAGCACAGTGCACAGCAGTGTGGTGCACAGTGCTGCACAAAAATGTCTCTCTGGTGTAGCATGGTACTACAAACACGCACAATGTTCGCGCACTCTGCCTGGCTGTGCGCGTACAATTTGTGCAGCACTTGTCTTGATGGTGGGAGAACATCGTGTTTGTCAACATTGTTGCGCACTTCATTTTAGCTTCTGCTACCGGAGCGAAAACATTTTGTGCGTAACCTGTGTTTCTGCCTGACCgttcaatttttacttttctaTATTGTGATATTCCTCTTTAAAAAATGGAATggacaaatgaaaaaattatcagtTTCATTAATGAAATAGAGATGAGGCCAGTCATGTGGGATGTGTGTCATGTGgactataaaaatagaaataaaaaacatgACACAAAGAATAAGATtagtgaaattttcaagtgtgaCACAATAGAGGTTCTGCAGAAATGGAAGATAATATTGGCACAGTTTCAATGggagaaacaaaaaaattaagctTCAAAACGTATGGGTTCTGCAGCTTCTGAAGTGTACATCCCAAAGTGGTTCGGATTTCAACACTTGGAATTTTTAAACGACAGAGATGAGCCCAATGAAAGCATAAACACACTAGACGACATAAATGATCAGGTGAGCTACATTTTCTTGtatgaataatacaaaattgacatcacataaatttattattattatgatttagtaTTAAGAAATTAATTTGTTGACATACAATGTTTGAATGACATTAATGTCTGCAATGTCTGCTACTTTAAACATTAAGTACAAGTACACTTTTGTTGGATTACGCAACAGTTTCTTGCCATGACAGCATGACATCTGATTTAAAATAGTTTGCAAATTCTTCCCTGATTTCTTTAGCATCACTTCTTAATCATTTGTGgtaatgaatataaatttccCATTTGGGTGTTATCTAATCTCCATGATCCTGGATTGGTTTCACGTGTATTCAGATTTTCGTTATCAAACAAACCATTCGGACAGTACAGTGTAGATGACGTTCGCGACTTTATCAGAAAATTATGTAGATGAACACATGTCAACGTTATAATTTGAGCTTTTTCATTATCCAGTAACATAGGTTTTCTTAAAACTCGAAATATGGAGGACATCATTCcaaaaacattttcaactatTCTCCTCGCTCTGCTTAGACGATAGTTGAAAACTCTTTCTTTACTTCCCAAGTTGTGTTTTCCAGCATAAGGTTTCATCACATTTATGTCTAATGCAAAAGCATCGTCGGCCAGAATCACGTGGGGCATTGGTTTATTTCTCCCTGGTAAATTACAAGGAGGTGGTAAATTTAATTGTTCCTGTCGCAGTTTATTATACAAAGTGCTATTACTAAAAATACCCCCATCTGAAATTCTTCCTTTGCATCCTACATCCACATACATAAAAGAATATTTGGTGTCAACTAATGCAAAAAGTACAATACTGAACTGCGATTTGTGATTGAAAAAGTCACTTCCACTATTTCTCGGTGCTTGGATGACAACATGTTTTCCATCTATTGCGCCCAGGCAGTTAGGAAAATTCCATAAATCATTGAATCCACGTTCCACCTCCATCCATTCATCTTTTGTATTAGGTAActgaaacaatttttttattttcagttaaCTGAAATGCAACAACAAGGTGGAGAAGAACTGTTTACTGAAAATGAACAAGTGGCAAAGGAATCTGTTGATACCTcactacaatcaatcaatctaccaATCAAGTGTTCTACAGCTAAAAGACAGCGACTACACAATAAAAACGATGCAATGGTATCAGAAGCCTATGAAGTCATGAAAGGTATGCAAGAAAAACTTGACCATACAAATAATGATGCGATACAAGTTTTTTCTACTGGTGTCGCAGCTAAATTGCAGCAAATTCCAAATGATTGCATAAAACTTCTAGTGCAAAGAGATATTGACAACTTATTGTATGATGCAATACTTGGCATTGGAAAGTATCATACTACACCAATGCCATCACCATATTCGGGGAGCCATCATACCATGACAAGTATTTCTCCATCTTCACGGTCCAATGAGTTATATTCGACAGCTAACCCAAATGATACAAGGGTGGACCATCAAAGTATGGAATATTCTGTAGATGATTCGTGGTAAAAATTTgtagtataatttttttataataaatcaacattttttattacttattttttattttattgtgttaGAGGCGAGAGGTAATAAAATGCATCACAAAACGTTACTTATTGTGAAGTTGTAGTGGGTGTTAATAGAAATATTGCACACACAGGAGTTAATATCGTTATCGAAAgtaagattgaacaaaaaattcgaaatgaaaattaatattgaatatatttataattattatgattatattgttacaataaaatatttatttaataatataatttgaagaGCACACAGGGAAAAATGTAGGATGCATGTTATTCCCCCTCCCCACCACTCACCTTAAATCTTAATTATTGGATAATTGTACAAACTTACCTTTATGACTTCTTTCAATGTAGAGATTAAAGCATAACACACCTCGGAAACAATATGAGATATCAGTTGTCTAGACACTTTAAACAAATACATCAAGCTTATGAAAGAATCACCAGTAGCTAGATATCTCAATGTTATGGTGAGTCTCAATTGCTCTGAAACACATTGTCTATAATTTGTGTCTCTTTTAGCAATAATTGGTCCAATTTTTCCCTAAAGGTACTCAAAATCATGACAAGAAATTTGTGTAAAATTTTTAAAGCCACTCAAAGgatcaatttttaattcaacaaaTTCTTTTGTTGACTCACAATTTTTCAGGAAAGGCTGCACCCACACTCGCGGTTTTgctctatttttttcaataaattacccAAAACTATACAAACGGCAGAACAAATTAAAACATCCTCCTCCAGACTCGACATGGTGGATACTGAATCGAAATTTGTTAGCAACTGCAAGCTCCACAGAATTAAATGTGCTGCACATTTTCTTTGCACACTTGTGTCTGTCACAAAATGTGCGCTACTTTTACTGTAGGTGGAGCA comes from the Nilaparvata lugens isolate BPH chromosome 1, ASM1435652v1, whole genome shotgun sequence genome and includes:
- the LOC120350588 gene encoding protein ANTAGONIST OF LIKE HETEROCHROMATIN PROTEIN 1-like gives rise to the protein MYLFKVSRQLISHIVSEVCYALISTLKEVIKLPNTKDEWMEVERGFNDLWNFPNCLGAIDGKHVVIQAPRNSGSDFFNHKSQFSIVLFALVDTKYSFMYVDVGCKGRISDGGIFSNSTLYNKLRQEQLNLPPPCNLPGRNKPMPHVILADDAFALDINVMKPYAGKHNLGSKERVFNYRLSRARRIVENVFGMMSSIFRVLRKPMLLDNEKAQIITLTCVHLHNFLIKSRTSSTLYCPNGLFDNENLNTRETNPGSWRLDNTQMGNLYSLPQMIKK